A single window of Chloracidobacterium sp. DNA harbors:
- a CDS encoding pyrroline-5-carboxylate reductase, which translates to MTNQLKDLHLAFIGCGVMGESMIAGLLRKQLVDPKNIAASHPRDSRRSALAASYGISVFESNAEAAQFVNGYENSAVLICVKPQRLTRVLADLTGVLQLDQLVVSIVAGARIEHLAEELGTAKIVRAMPNTPSQIGAGITAWTCTNAVGETERGHVREMLSALGKELFVETENMIDMATSLSATGPTYIFMVMEALTDAGVHLGFSRDMAKELVQETMLGSVKFAIDSHKHPAELRNMVTSPGGTSAEAIYQMEKGSLRTVLSKAVYAAYKRAGELGKKA; encoded by the coding sequence ATGACAAACCAACTAAAAGATCTTCATCTCGCCTTTATAGGCTGCGGCGTAATGGGCGAATCGATGATCGCCGGGTTGCTGCGAAAACAACTCGTCGATCCTAAGAATATCGCAGCGAGCCATCCGCGTGACTCCAGACGCTCCGCACTTGCCGCGAGCTACGGCATATCCGTTTTCGAGAGCAATGCCGAAGCCGCCCAATTCGTGAATGGGTACGAGAATTCGGCCGTGTTGATCTGCGTCAAGCCGCAGCGTTTGACCCGCGTATTAGCCGACCTTACCGGCGTTTTGCAACTTGACCAATTGGTCGTTTCGATCGTTGCCGGAGCACGTATCGAGCATCTGGCCGAAGAACTCGGTACTGCCAAGATTGTGCGGGCAATGCCGAATACGCCTTCGCAGATCGGGGCCGGGATCACGGCGTGGACCTGCACTAACGCGGTCGGCGAGACCGAGCGCGGCCACGTTCGCGAGATGCTCTCAGCCCTCGGCAAAGAACTCTTTGTCGAGACCGAGAATATGATCGATATGGCCACTTCGCTCTCCGCGACCGGCCCGACGTACATTTTTATGGTGATGGAGGCATTGACCGACGCAGGCGTTCATCTCGGATTTTCGCGGGATATGGCCAAGGAACTCGTGCAGGAAACGATGCTCGGCTCGGTCAAATTTGCGATCGATTCGCACAAACACCCCGCTGAACTCCGCAATATGGTCACGTCCCCGGGCGGCACGTCCGCCGAAGCGATCTACCAAATGGAGAAAGGCTCGCTACGGACGGTACTGTCAAAAGCTGTCTATGCGGCGTATAAGCGAGCGGGCGAGCTCGGTAAGAAAGCTTAG
- a CDS encoding serine/threonine protein kinase, protein MADQNWKAIKQSLMDLVELDPSRRSAYFTDNNIDPAIRSELEDLLEHQNDADKMLDVSALDLSKDFLAVDSDESPETVQQFGVYRTIRELGIGGMAAVYLAERLDGKFNQLVAIKVLKREFNVPALRASFKREIEIQAGLVHPNVAAILDTGTTDEGIPYIVMEYVEGLPIDIFCFRNHLSLVERLKLFNKACDAVAFFHQNLIVHRDLKPSNIMVTDGGIPKLLDFGISELLTAESTAGRPGQSMLGAMTPEYASPEQIRGEPITTATDIYSLGIVLYKILTGAHPFELKGRGNDELRKAITEDRPIPPSAVPTANDKDQGSTIRGSLRGDVDSIVLKALSKKAERRYATVEQFSADIWRSVDGLPVLAHTASVSYRAGKFLKRNKISVASAVLIFLSLVTGIIVAFRQTRIAEVQAHNAVVSQNLAERETERSRAEELKAEKISKFMAKVISYANPAWYAEGSRFNGDARVIDALNDLGAKIDTEFDGEADVQSELHHKFTEVYHWVGYSAKDPIQKEKFRQEEKFHALRALELRKQFYGERHELVAKDLMYGVAFLGKTDAEQAAVLNQAIGMMREANPNNLNLPYMLEGYSSRLTLPDSPQTQDAYLQAVTPSTDENKYQIAERMLREAVVLFRIHYREDNIAIYANECRLAYVLQMQENHKDFGDHYAICRQGVEKLKGSDSAASMKSSLQLVEKALTETGNSR, encoded by the coding sequence ATGGCAGATCAGAATTGGAAAGCAATTAAGCAAAGTTTAATGGATCTGGTTGAGCTCGATCCATCGCGTCGCTCCGCTTATTTCACTGACAATAATATAGATCCGGCCATTCGTTCGGAGCTAGAGGACCTGCTGGAGCATCAGAATGATGCCGACAAGATGCTGGACGTCTCGGCCCTCGATCTCTCCAAGGACTTTCTGGCGGTCGATAGCGACGAGTCGCCGGAGACTGTTCAGCAATTCGGAGTTTATCGAACGATCCGCGAACTTGGGATCGGCGGTATGGCGGCAGTTTATCTTGCAGAAAGGCTCGACGGCAAATTTAACCAGCTTGTCGCGATCAAGGTCCTCAAACGCGAATTTAATGTCCCTGCGCTTCGCGCATCGTTTAAGCGTGAGATCGAGATCCAAGCCGGGTTGGTCCACCCAAATGTTGCTGCCATCCTCGATACAGGCACGACCGACGAAGGTATTCCTTATATTGTGATGGAGTACGTCGAAGGCTTGCCGATCGACATATTCTGCTTTCGCAACCATCTAAGCTTGGTCGAGCGGCTAAAACTCTTTAATAAGGCGTGTGACGCGGTTGCGTTTTTCCATCAGAATCTGATCGTACATCGAGACCTTAAGCCATCAAATATAATGGTGACCGATGGGGGAATTCCGAAGTTGCTTGATTTCGGCATTTCAGAATTACTCACTGCTGAGAGTACTGCGGGGCGGCCCGGACAGTCGATGCTCGGAGCGATGACTCCCGAATATGCGTCACCTGAGCAAATACGCGGCGAACCTATTACCACTGCGACCGACATTTACAGCCTCGGCATTGTTCTATACAAGATTTTGACCGGTGCTCATCCGTTCGAACTCAAAGGCCGGGGCAATGACGAACTTCGCAAAGCGATCACGGAAGACCGGCCGATCCCGCCCTCAGCAGTTCCGACCGCAAACGACAAAGATCAAGGCTCCACTATCCGGGGATCTTTGAGGGGCGATGTGGATAGCATTGTCCTTAAAGCTCTCAGCAAAAAGGCCGAGCGGCGGTACGCCACCGTCGAACAATTTTCTGCAGACATTTGGCGATCCGTTGACGGATTGCCGGTACTGGCACACACGGCGTCGGTCTCGTATCGGGCAGGCAAGTTTTTGAAAAGAAATAAAATTTCCGTTGCGTCCGCCGTTTTGATCTTTTTGAGTTTGGTGACCGGGATCATTGTTGCATTCAGGCAAACAAGGATCGCAGAAGTTCAGGCTCACAACGCCGTCGTTTCGCAAAACCTGGCCGAACGCGAGACCGAACGATCAAGAGCAGAGGAGCTAAAGGCTGAAAAGATCAGCAAGTTTATGGCGAAGGTCATCTCCTACGCCAACCCGGCGTGGTACGCCGAGGGGTCAAGATTTAATGGTGACGCTCGCGTTATCGACGCACTTAATGATCTGGGCGCAAAGATCGACACGGAATTTGACGGTGAGGCCGATGTGCAATCCGAACTGCATCACAAATTTACCGAGGTCTATCATTGGGTCGGATATAGTGCAAAGGATCCGATCCAAAAGGAGAAGTTTCGTCAGGAAGAAAAGTTTCACGCACTTCGGGCATTAGAACTGAGAAAGCAATTTTATGGCGAACGTCACGAACTTGTCGCCAAAGACCTGATGTACGGCGTCGCATTTCTAGGCAAAACCGATGCGGAACAAGCGGCTGTTCTAAACCAAGCAATCGGGATGATGCGTGAAGCAAATCCTAACAACCTGAACTTACCGTATATGCTCGAAGGCTATTCATCACGGTTGACATTGCCCGACAGCCCGCAGACGCAAGACGCTTATCTCCAAGCGGTTACACCATCGACTGACGAAAACAAATATCAGATCGCCGAAAGAATGCTGCGCGAAGCCGTCGTTTTGTTTCGGATCCACTACAGAGAAGATAATATTGCGATCTATGCAAATGAATGCCGTCTGGCTTACGTACTCCAAATGCAAGAAAACCATAAGGATTTCGGCGACCACTATGCTATCTGTAGGCAAGGCGTCGAAAAGCTAAAAGGCAGCGATTCAGCAGCATCAATGAAGTCAAGTCTCCAACTCGTCGAAAAGGCACTGACGGAAACAGGTAATTCCAGGTAG